In the genome of Helicobacter sp. 12S02232-10, the window GGATTTGATTTGAAAGATTTGGAGTGGCGCCCATATTTAACCCTGCCTATAAAATTTAGCAGGATTGTAACACGGGAATTTTTGAGGAATTTGGGGGTAAAATGCTCCAACTGATTATAAAAGTCTTTAAAATACTCTGTCGTATTATAAACGTCGAAAATCTATTTATTTTTCATTTACTTTTCTCATTTTTTCTCCCCCTTTTTTTATAAAAAAATCTCTAAAATTGCTTTTAACTCGTTTTTTTAGCTCGCCTAAGTCCCATCTGAAAAGTATAATCATCTAATCTTAAAAGTTTCGCACACAAGAGGTTTAAAACGCTAATATCCAATGCTTCATTTCTTCTCCCCTCTGATTCCCACCGATAGGTGTAATAACCCCTTGCATTCTTGGTTTTGACTAATTTTTCACTGGTGAGCTGGTAAAAATACTCCATCGTATAGCTTTTATTCCAATGCATATACCCGGCTCCATACATTTTTGTTTGAAGCAGTTTAAAGATTTCTGCCTTGCCTTTATAAGTCCCGACAGAATAAAGCAATATTCCCTCTGTCTTCTTAGGATCATTCATAAATTCTTTTTTAGTCATCTCCTCACTTGCCCCTTTAGTGGCAATGAATCTTCCATTCCCCATTCTGACAAAATTATACGCCATATTCTTGGTATTGCCATCACCACTATCCACAGCCACGCACATCACTCTTAACTTTTCTCCGTTTGCCTTAGAAAACACTCGATTCACAGCAATATAAGCATCTTCCCATACCTTAGGAAGTTTAGGATTCCCTTGTAAAACAAGATACTCCACTCCCCAAGATTCAAATCCTTCTGCCCATCCTTTGAATTCCATCTCTAATCGGTCATTTTGCACATCAATGCCACAGGTAATAAAGAGGATTTGATTTGGCAGTGTGGTTGGGGTATAGTCTTCTCTTCTTGCATAAAGTTCGTTCTCTTCAAATTTAATACTAGGGGGTTCAAAGGTCTCTGTTTTAATCGTATTTGTAAAGACTTGGAATTTATGGATATCTTCTTTAGACTCCAAGAAGTCCTTAACGATATCTTTAAGAGGCAGAAAGGGCGAATAGAGACCATTTAGAAAAAATCCGACTTTCTTTCTGCCTTTTTGAGTGGCACGCCACTCCCCCTTAGTAACTGCTTGATTCTTTTGTTGCTCACTCCATAAGCTCCCGCATTCAGCACAAGCATACCGCACACTCTCTAAGTCATGGTCTCCCTTTTCGTCTTGCTCCCATTTGATATTTTCAAAGAGAAGAATTTGTTTGTAACCACATTCAGGACAAGGCACATAGTAGTAACGTTTATCGCTTCCTTCAAATTCTCTCTCAATCACACTATTATTTTTGATGGTGGGAGTGGAAACCTTAATGATTTTTCGGTCATAATAAGTGTTAGTTCTCTTTTGTGCTAAATCAATGCTATGTCCCTCTTTGGTATTCTCACAACGATCGACCTCATCAACGATTAATACTTTAATGGGCTTACTTGCGAGCTTAGAGGGGGAGTTGCTTCCAACTAGAGCAAGGTTACCCCCTTTGAAGTTCTTAATTAAAATCGTGTTATTGGATTCCCTTGCATAAATGAGATTGCCTAACTCCTTGCAGTCTCGAAACATCGGAGCTAGTCTTCTTTTAGAGTAATCTTCTGCCATATCTTCTGAGGGTAAAAGGAAGAGAATGGAGCTGGGGTCTTGGTGGATGTAGTAACCGATTGTGTTATTCAAGATTTCAGACTTTCCTAGTTGAGAACCCCACATTAGCACAACTTCTTGGATATCAGGGTTAGAAATCATATTCATTGGCTCCATCTGATAGCTTAAAGCTTCAAATCTCCCAAAATTTGCAGAAGATTCTTGAGATAAGACCCGATAAGTGTTACTCCACTCTGAGAGTGAGAGGTGGGGTTTGATAAAGATTGCGTTAGCAAAGGCAGATTTAAGAGGGGAGGACATTAGGAATTCCAGATATTATCTCTATAGATACCTAAAAGTTCTATGTTTTCTGTGATTCTATAAATAACAACATAACCCTTAAATATAAATTCCCTGATATTTTCTTGATTAAATAACTCGCTTTGGCGGTGTGAGTATGGCATATCTGGGATTTTAAAGAGCTTTTGAAGTAAATCATCTTTGAATTTTATAGCGTTTTGCGGATTATAAACTGCTATAAAAGCCACGATTTTTTGCAATTCAGATTTAAATCTTGCTGTTTTAATGACTTGCATTTTTGGCATTTTCTATGACCTCATCAAACTCATCCCATTCTAGAGGTGTCAGCACCTCAAGACCTGCATCAATTCTCTCTATTAATTCTTTGATTTCATCAACGGGTTTTTTAAACTCTACTTTGTCTTGGGGCATTTGTTTTAGAATCTTGAAAAAGTCAGGCAAAAAATCATCTTGCACTTTTATGGTTAGCTCTTGCATTCAAACTCCTTAATTTTTCTTATTCTACCTAAAATTTACTTCCATTTTAAAACCCACTGCTTGAGTTTTAACCAATACGCATATGTCCTTACACCTCCATATAACACAATTCGATGATAAGGACTGACCTTTTTAACTTTCATTGCCTCATTAAAAACCTTATCACAATAATCCCGATTCACTAGTCCTTTATGATAGAGTTCGCACAGATAATCGTGCAGGACTGCAGGCTTAGAATGTCTTCCAATGGGACTCACTAGAATTCTAAAAAGAAAGGGAACACTTGCAAAGTCTGATTCAAATCCTCTTGGGACTTTAATCACCTCATCGTTATTCTCTTCTCTATAATAATCAAACTCTTCTTTGATTAAAAGATTGCCGTTGTCTAGAATTTCGCCTTTTAGTGGCGTGGTAAAGCTACTCATTTTCATTCTCCTTGTCTGTTTGGTTATTTGGTTGGTTATCTGTATCCCTCTCCCTGCTTTCTTCTCTTTCTTTTTCTCTATTCTCTTGCACTTCTAATGCCTTTTGATGATAGATTTCAGGGTCTTTGAGTTCTTTGAGTGTGTTTTCTATTTCGGTTTCAAGAGCATTTATCAGCTGATTGTCTAGGTGGAGTCGTCTCTTTAGATGGTGGGGAATTCCATAGAGCTTATTGGATATTGTAATCGCAATATCTTCTAATTCTTTAGCAACTTTTTCAATGGAAATGAGTTCGCTAATCTTCTCTTGATATTGGATCTCTTTTAATTTTTTCTCAATCTTCTCTTTTTCTAAACGCACCTTACCTAAATCTGAACCCTCATCAACATTATCAGTCTTGTATTTAATATAGCTTTGAAAGTTTAAAGCAACATCCCAAGCATCTTTATCTTCTTTTTTAAAGACTTCAATCTTCTCTAATGAATAAATATGCCTTGTAGTAATGCCGATGAGTTCTCCGAGTTCTTTGGTTGAAACTATCATAGGACAACCTGATAGTCTGAATTGATAGAAATTATGAGTTTAGAATCTTCAAATCCAACTGCAATATTTTGAATATTAAGTCTTGGCTCATAGAGTCTGATTTGTTCTTGAACCTCTTCTGTGATGGCTAATCTTGTTTCAGGTGTGAGTGGTTTATCTATCCAATCATAAGAAAGCCCAAAGTTAGGATTTAATGGAATGGAGTATTTTTTAGTTTTAAAGATTCGATTTAGATTCTCATTAATCGAGAGTTTATAGTTATTATTGTTTTGTGTGTTGATTGTTTGATTCATAATATTGCCTTTACTTTATTTGAGCCTTGAGTATGGGGAGACCCTGTGAAAGGACAGATGCTTTGGGTTGTAATCACCCCACCTCCACCTGTATCTCCCAGATTGATAGAGTCTGCTTTAATATCTGCACTCTTGCATTCAATCTTCACATCATCGCTTTGAATTTGGGCTTGCTTGCAGTTAATTGTGATATTAGCCTTTGATTGGATTTCTAATGTATGGGAGCCAGAGTCATAGCTAAGGGTGGTGCCATCTTTGTAGGTGATAACTTCTTTATTTGCAGATAACTCAGGATTGGGTTTTGGAATGGAACCCATACACAAGAATAAATCCGACTCTTTAAAATGAAAAATTAAAGCGTTTTCACCAACTTGGGGAGGAATGAATTGAGATTTAAAAGGATTATTTGTGCTTAAATAAGTCATAAAATCGGTTTTAGTTCCAACGATATCCACTTTAACCTGATTGCCTTGCACTTGGGTAATGGGTGCAATGTAGATAGAGACTTCTCCAAACATAAGTCTTCCTTTAACTGATTTTGCCTGTGCCAGTCTGAGCAGTGGCAGATCCTGTGGTGGTAACCACAATCGTGCTTTGAGTAACAATGTGATTGATGATTTCTTTACAAAGCACTTCAATAAAAGCTTCATTCTCTTTTGTGGAGGCAAAGCCTTTGGCTTGGAGTGCTGTTTTAATTTGAGTGCTTAAGAGGGTGGGGTTCATTATTTATCCTGTCTGTTATTTGAAAAATTATAACATTTGGACTTATGAATAAGAGTAGTTAAAGTTAATGGATAGTAATAAATCAAGAAAATTATTAAAAATTATTGGCTATGTTTCATAAGGTATCATTCTTTTAAGTTATTTGAATGCCATATGAACTCTAAAAAACACCCATTTCATATAAAAATCAGGAATTTTTTAGATGAGTTTTTTTGAATTTGTCAAGTGTGAAAGTCTGTAATCAGGGTATTGTTTGCCTTATTGCTAAAACATTCAAACGCCGTTTAAATAACGTTTAAAGAGGTTTGAAACATTATAACTTTTAAAATATTAGTGGTTGTGTTTAAAATTGATTCAGAAGCTTTTTTAAAATTTGATTTCCATATGAATATGAACTGAACTTTTTTGAATCATAAGTCTGCTTTTTTCGGGGAGGGGCAACCGCAATAGATGGGGGTGGTCTAGGAAGGACCCGAATAGAGGGGGGATCCCCCTCTTCTTTAGGTTTAAAAGGAAAACACTAGAATAAGCTGAACAAAAATAAAATTTTAAAAAGGTACAAATTGAATGCTTTAAACAATAAAGGCTTAAATCTAAAAGAAAGAGGACTCTGTAATCTTATAAAACTATTCCTTAAGATAACCTAAAACATATTTGGTTTGTTCTTTATCTCTCTTAACTCTTTGATTAGAATCTTTTAGTCTTAGCTCTTTATTTGTTTTGATTTTCTTTTTTCTTATTTTCTTTCTAATTCAATATTTCAAGATTGAATTTTCATTGCAATTTCTTTATTATTTTTTTATGCAGTTTCTCTTTTGAAATCTTGATATTTTTAATGGCTATTTTTCTGCAGTTTAGGGTTACAAATAAGAGAAGATTGATGCAAAATCTTATATCTTAAAACAATGCAGTTTGATGATTAAATGACTAATAAAAACAAACTCTTAGGATTGTTCTATGTGGGATTAGAGAGATGAAGTGCAATTGTTGTGATTAATCGGTAATTAAGGGATATTACAACTATTATACTCAGCGGTAATTCAGCATTTCTTTCTTGAGAGTTTGTCGGAAAATGACTGCTAAAAATTAAGAGAAAAAGAGGGGGAAAATAGAGGGAATTATAAGAGGTAGATTCAGCGGTAATTAAGGTTTGGATATAGAATAGAATTATATATTTTAAGCTATAATTTATATGTTTAAAGATATAATTCTAGATCTTTAAGTCTAAGGATTAGGTTTGTGGGTTATTGAAACTTTAAATGAAAAAGTTGATAAAGAAATTGAAAAGCTTCCTCCTAAAATTAGGGCTAGATTTTTAAAGATTATCGGCTTATTAGAAATTGGAGGCAATTTAGTTAAAGAGCCACATGTTAAATCGTTTGGAGATGGACTTTTTGAAATCAGGGTTAAAAGCGAGGAGGGAATTGCTAGAGCATTCTTTACTTATGAAAAGGATAAGGTTATTATCATTTTTCAAGTTTTTATCAAAAAAGACCAAAAGACCCCAAAGAATAGAGTTAGAAAAAGCAAAAAAGATTTTAAAACGAATAAAGGAGTCAAAATGAATTTTGAAAAGTTAAAGCAAGAATCAATGAAAGACCCAGTATTTAAAGCTGAATGGGATAGATTGACGCCTTATTATAATTTACAACAACAACTTATCGAAGCTAGAATCAAAGCAAGGCTTACACAAGAAGAAATTGCCCAAAAGATGAAGGTAAGTCAAAGCGTCGTATCTAATTTTGAACGAAAAGAACTTGATTATCGCATTTCAACTTTAATCAAATATGCCGAAGCCTGTGGCAAGAAGCTTGAGATTAATTTTGTAGATAAGTGAATTACTTTATTAAAACCTCCGCCTATAAGTGAAACGACTCAACGGATGAGGTCCTTTATTGACTGCAAATTGATTCAAATTAGGAAAATAAAAAAATCAAAAGTCTGTATTTATGGGGGTTATAGGCGTGGGTTAGAATCCATATTTTAATTTATCGTCAAATTCAAAAAAATAAAATCCCCTTATTTAGGGAATTTTAAACATTTAGTGGCTTCTATACAAGGATTCGATTTGCGCCATCTAAAAAATAAATCACCTATTTAACGGCTTTACAAGATTTAGGAAAAAATCATTATTCCTAATGATACCTCTAAAACCACGTAATATAGGGATTTTAAGGCTTATCTAGGAAAAAATTAGGAAAAAAATAAATCTTAAAGCCTATTTTTTGGGATTTTAATCCTATGGAAAAGAATCCCGCCGAGGACACCAGAATTTCTTTCTTTTCATATTCTTTCATATTCAATTCCTATCTTTTATCATCTTTTAAATTCGTATTATTCGAACCTCGAGAATTATTTTTGATTGATTTTGGTCTTTTGCAGTATGCTGTTTATCTATTTTTAAATTGTTAAGTTGATTTTACTAAGAAAGATTTGAAATAAATTTCAAAAAAAATCAATTTTTTATTGACATACCCCCCCCCCCATCAAGATATACTAATAAGCGATTTAAATTATTTACTATTAATGGAGAGGTGATGTAGTTTTTAATTTTATTGGAATATTTTAAAAATAGGGTCAAGTAGATTGTTGTGGATCTTAATGAATATGAGGTATAGGAGCTTAAGTTGCTACATATGATAGAGGTTGATAGGGTTTATTGATTGATTTAATGAATGAAGGAAAAATATGAAAAAGACACTTTTATTTATTCTAGCTTTATTATTTGTGGCTTGTAGCAACGGGGGTGATAAAACAATTACGATTGATGGTTTTACAATCGGAGAAACAACAATCGCTGCATTTGAAAAATCAAGGTTTGGAAAATGTCTCAAGCCAGAAAAATTTTCTGCCCCTAACGCTCCTGATACAATAAAGATGTTTATTAATTATAGAAGTGGATGTTCCATAACAATACAGGATGTAGCAGTATTTAACGATATTGTTTTAACTTTTGATAACAATATTCTTCAAAAATTTTTTTTAGTTAATATGGACACTTGCAATGTGTCTGAATTAAAAAAATTCCTTGATACAAAATACAATAAAATTGAATCTGGAAATAATTTTATCACTTATGACAACGGAGCTGGTGTTTTAATCGATTTTGGAAACAACAAAGGATGCTTGTAAAATGCTTTATACTACAGAATCATTTGCCGATAAACTACCTGATCTTAATAGAAAAAATCAGAGAAAATTAATGGAAGGGCTTTAATTCAAAAGTCCCACGGAAGCTTGGAGCAATGAAAATCAACTAAAATGCATTCAATTTTAGTTATTGGCTGGTTCTATCTTTGCAAATACTTTAAGATTGTCTCTAGTGATAGGGAATGATACGTTCCATAGGGGGTTATGGTTCTATAAGCTATATTGCATTTTAATTCAAAGTTTTAAGCTTGAAATCTTTTAAGAGCAATTTGTTTTAAAATCACAAAAGAGCAAGATGCATTTAAAAAATACTTTTTCCTAAATTGCAGACTCAAAATCCTAAAATTCAGGAAAAAACTAAAGATAGGAGAATGGGAGGAATGAATTTTTAGAGCTTGCTAATTTTATAAACTATACAATAAAACCAAATGCTGCAAATGCTAAAACTGCGACTATTCTTGCAAAAATCGCCATTGTTAAAAATAATAATATGAAAAGAATTCTAGAGATTCCTAAAAATCAATCGCCAAATAAGATACCATACCAAATTAAGCTAAGAGAAATGGTATAAAAACTTTTATATAATTAGAAGATATCAAAATAAATCATTTTTCAGATGGAAAAACTTGAGTTACACAGAAAAGGTGCATTGTTTATGAAAGAAATCTTGGTGCGTTCGAGTCAAGTCTATTATCATTTTTTGGAAGAAAACGCTTTAGGATTGGAAGAGATAAAAATCCTTTCTTTTAGCCTCAATGATGAAGAGATTTCTTTTTCGCTTAAGGGGAAAGTTTTTAATCCTGAGAGTTTGATTTTAAGAATTGAAGATGAAGAATTTTTGGTTGGTGAAGAGGGGTTGGAGCAAAAATATTTTGATGAGCGAAGTAATAATTTATGCCTTTCTATTGATAAAAATATCCATCAAAAACTCACAAAAACCAAGAAAGAAAGAGTTTTTCTTTTTAGTGATTTGAAGTTTTTGGTTAAAAATGTGGAAAATTATTTTGAGACGATATCTGATTTAAACTTTCCAGATAGTTGTATTGGTATTGAGCCTATTATTTCAAAAGAACCTACTCTTGAGCAAGCATTAGCCATAAAAAATATTTTTTCTCACCCCTTGACATATGTTTGGGGACCTCCTGGAAGCGGAAAAACCCAAATTGTATTGTTCGAATCTCTTTTTAGCCTGATCCAAGCTGGCAAAAAAGTTTGTGTTTTGGCTCCTACGAATAACTCTTTAGAGCAAGTTTTAAAAACATTGATTAAAAAATTTGATGCATTGGAGCTTAATCGTGAAAAAATTTTGCGTTTAGGAATGCCTACAAGCGGATTTTTGAACACTTATATAGAGGTTTGCGATCCCAATATTCTCAAAAAATCTGCCCCTCAAAGTCTTTTTAGCTATGCTTTTAATTTTAAAGATAGGCTTAAAGAAGCTCTTGTTGTGGGGATGACTGTGGATGGATTTATCCGCAGATACAAAGCATTGGAAGTAAAATTTGATCATATATTTTTAGATGAATGTGCCTTTACACCCCTTATCAAGGCTTGTGCGCTGTGCGTGGATAATACGCCTTTGACTTTCTTGGGTGATCACAAGCAATTAAGCCCAATTTGTCAAATGCCTGAAATGCAAATTGCTCAAGAGGAAAATTTTTATGCAAATTTATGGAATCTTTCTGCACTCAATCTCGAAGAGTTTTTAATGAGTAAAAATTTTGAGAGAGAAAATCCTATTTTTTCCAAAAGCCAATATCAAGAAGTAGAGTTTAAAAATATATGCGTTATGAAATTGACCAAGACCCATCGATATGGAGATAATTTAGCAAGGATTTTGGACGGGCATATCTATAAAAATGGTCTTAGGGGAACCAAACTTCAGACCGAACTTTTTTATGTCGATAGCAAACGAGAACCTAAAGATAAAACTCATACCAGC includes:
- a CDS encoding terminase gpA endonuclease subunit, with translation MSSPLKSAFANAIFIKPHLSLSEWSNTYRVLSQESSANFGRFEALSYQMEPMNMISNPDIQEVVLMWGSQLGKSEILNNTIGYYIHQDPSSILFLLPSEDMAEDYSKRRLAPMFRDCKELGNLIYARESNNTILIKNFKGGNLALVGSNSPSKLASKPIKVLIVDEVDRCENTKEGHSIDLAQKRTNTYYDRKIIKVSTPTIKNNSVIEREFEGSDKRYYYVPCPECGYKQILLFENIKWEQDEKGDHDLESVRYACAECGSLWSEQQKNQAVTKGEWRATQKGRKKVGFFLNGLYSPFLPLKDIVKDFLESKEDIHKFQVFTNTIKTETFEPPSIKFEENELYARREDYTPTTLPNQILFITCGIDVQNDRLEMEFKGWAEGFESWGVEYLVLQGNPKLPKVWEDAYIAVNRVFSKANGEKLRVMCVAVDSGDGNTKNMAYNFVRMGNGRFIATKGASEEMTKKEFMNDPKKTEGILLYSVGTYKGKAEIFKLLQTKMYGAGYMHWNKSYTMEYFYQLTSEKLVKTKNARGYYTYRWESEGRRNEALDISVLNLLCAKLLRLDDYTFQMGLRRAKKTS
- a CDS encoding type II toxin-antitoxin system RelE/ParE family toxin, with the protein product MPKMQVIKTARFKSELQKIVAFIAVYNPQNAIKFKDDLLQKLFKIPDMPYSHRQSELFNQENIREFIFKGYVVIYRITENIELLGIYRDNIWNS
- a CDS encoding DUF1353 domain-containing protein, encoding MSSFTTPLKGEILDNGNLLIKEEFDYYREENNDEVIKVPRGFESDFASVPFLFRILVSPIGRHSKPAVLHDYLCELYHKGLVNRDYCDKVFNEAMKVKKVSPYHRIVLYGGVRTYAYWLKLKQWVLKWK
- a CDS encoding GPW/gp25 family protein codes for the protein MNQTINTQNNNNYKLSINENLNRIFKTKKYSIPLNPNFGLSYDWIDKPLTPETRLAITEEVQEQIRLYEPRLNIQNIAVGFEDSKLIISINSDYQVVL
- a CDS encoding phage baseplate assembly protein V — encoded protein: MFGEVSIYIAPITQVQGNQVKVDIVGTKTDFMTYLSTNNPFKSQFIPPQVGENALIFHFKESDLFLCMGSIPKPNPELSANKEVITYKDGTTLSYDSGSHTLEIQSKANITINCKQAQIQSDDVKIECKSADIKADSINLGDTGGGGVITTQSICPFTGSPHTQGSNKVKAIL
- a CDS encoding type II toxin-antitoxin system RelE/ParE family toxin, translating into MWVIETLNEKVDKEIEKLPPKIRARFLKIIGLLEIGGNLVKEPHVKSFGDGLFEIRVKSEEGIARAFFTYEKDKVIIIFQVFIKKDQKTPKNRVRKSKKDFKTNKGVKMNFEKLKQESMKDPVFKAEWDRLTPYYNLQQQLIEARIKARLTQEEIAQKMKVSQSVVSNFERKELDYRISTLIKYAEACGKKLEINFVDK
- a CDS encoding AAA domain-containing protein; protein product: MKEILVRSSQVYYHFLEENALGLEEIKILSFSLNDEEISFSLKGKVFNPESLILRIEDEEFLVGEEGLEQKYFDERSNNLCLSIDKNIHQKLTKTKKERVFLFSDLKFLVKNVENYFETISDLNFPDSCIGIEPIISKEPTLEQALAIKNIFSHPLTYVWGPPGSGKTQIVLFESLFSLIQAGKKVCVLAPTNNSLEQVLKTLIKKFDALELNREKILRLGMPTSGFLNTYIEVCDPNILKKSAPQSLFSYAFNFKDRLKEALVVGMTVDGFIRRYKALEVKFDHIFLDECAFTPLIKACALCVDNTPLTFLGDHKQLSPICQMPEMQIAQEENFYANLWNLSALNLEEFLMSKNFERENPIFSKSQYQEVEFKNICVMKLTKTHRYGDNLARILDGHIYKNGLRGTKLQTELFYVDSKREPKDKTHTSINEAKNALELVQTFWGSDYAVLTPFVKQRRQMIEVGIPREKVWTIHSSQGQEFDTVIFSPVCLHYHLTNSSNIKALYALNVAISRIKKRLIIVCDYDFWKSQNGQFIKNILELCSPFEAMTPLPF